A window from Drosophila subobscura isolate 14011-0131.10 chromosome O, UCBerk_Dsub_1.0, whole genome shotgun sequence encodes these proteins:
- the LOC117898845 gene encoding serendipity locus protein alpha, with amino-acid sequence MESLLRQLSICNELIAQGAACTAGHIDWLNEFCATFLDFASELKAHLPEVAPRWPAEGGTNIDVETIFLCLTQVVTCITQLERTINIEGAFGHEATPMTRLHFLDRIDWCVRRIYVCLSQLDLQRANDQSNSLEDHTFVELMDLALDHLEAFMETLANTTPTNLLCIVEENELQLGSIVNHIVRHALAFANVALEADKKALSELCETLLSECATFLEDSGELNPGHRKLEALSLERALYGLETYLNEALLHLIFASIVELENTPISKLRHAPDSELTEQLVHDFDTNMDRIQQIGVLAIAFSQDIKTKTIVRSCLASLESLDACIVPALQSSAQHPHHADILEHHFNEEILIFRNLIHEIIDSRSLISNYLDMLAESIHLAVKSPPRDHLLIVQMGSVLEEHFRLPVNYSELSDDGKRLHTDFMLILSECLAVVSLSTPVEPKRIVKRLKILYSVLAKLRDAIDRNKYVHEDSSASVPNVSSRRQFTNATRTLLRSCKSKSKRQRSFVRQRRDCLVPNPQNCSISNSISHQGDLISFQLTEILRIN; translated from the coding sequence TGGCACCCAGATGGCCAGCAGAAGGCGGCACCAATATAGATGTGGAGACGATCTTCCTGTGCCTCACGCAGGTTGTCACTTGCATCACACAGCTGGAGAGAACCATCAACATTGAAGGCGCCTTCGGGCACGAGGCAACGCCCATGACGCGACTGCACTTCCTGGACCGCATCGACTGGTGTGTGCGGCGCATCTACGTCTGCCTGTCGCAGTTGGATCTGCAGCGTGCAAATGATCAATCGAATAGCTTGGAGGATCACACATTTGTGGAGTTAATGGACCTGGCGCTGGATCATCTGGAGGCGTTCATGGAAACCCTCGCGAATACCACGCCCACGAATCTCCTCTGCATCGTGGAGGAAaatgagctgcagctgggcagcATTGTGAACCATATTGTGAGGCATGCGCTGGCCTTTGCCAATGTTGCACTCGAAGCGGACAAGAAGGCGCTGTCCGAACTGTGCGAGACATTGCTGAGTGAGTGTGCGACCTTCCTGGAGGACTCCGGGGAGCTCAATCCGGGGCATCGCAAGCTGGAAGCGCTGTCCCTGGAGCGTGCACTCTATGGCTTGGAAACGTATCTGAATGAGGCGCTGCTCCACTTGATCTTTGCGAGTATTGTGGAGCTGGAAAACACGCCCATCAGTAAGCTGCGGCATGCCCCAGACTCCGAATTAACTGAGCAACTTGTCCACGATTTCGACACCAATATGGATCGCATTCAGCAGATCGGAGTGCTGGCCATAGCCTTCTCGCAGGACatcaaaacaaagacaattGTGCGGAGCTGCCTGGCCTCGTTGGAGTCCCTGGACGCATGCATTGTGCCAGCGCTGCAATCGTCGGCACAGCACCCACACCATGCTGACATACTGGAGCACCACTTCAACGAGGAGATCCTCATCTTTCGCAATCTCATACACGAAATCATCGACAGTCGTTCGCTGATCAGCAACTATCTGGACATGCTGGCGGAGAGCATCCACTTGGCGGTGAAGAGTCCACCCAGAGACCATTTGCTGATTGTACAAATGGGCAGCGTCCTGGAGGAGCACTTTCGCCTGCCGGTCAACTACTCGGAACTCAGCGATGACGGCAAGCGTCTGCACACCGACTTTATGCTGATATTGAGCGAGTGTCTGGCTGTGGTCAGCCTCTCCACTCCGGTGGAACCCAAACGGATTGTCAAACGTTTGAAAATCTTGTACTCTGTTCTGGCCAAGCTACGCGATGCCATAGATAGGAATAAGTATGTCCACGAAGACTCCTCCGCCTCTGTACCTAATGTAAGCTCCCGGCGACAGTTCACCAATGCCACACGCACCCTGCTGCGTAGCTGCAAGTCTAAATCCAAAAGGCAGCGCTCATTTGTCCGTCAAAGACGGGACTGCCTCGTGCCCAATCCTCAGAATTGTAGCATTTCCAATTCCATAAGCCATCAGGGTGATCTTATAAGTTTTCAGCTCACGGAAATTCTCAGAATAAACTGA